attaatctttAGTGATTAACTAACTCCTTTTCTTGATCCCATAGTAAAGAAAGAAACTTAGTTTTTTTTACTACAAATTACTGTAGATAATGTGTAACGAAAGGGCAAGAAAAACGTACGGATGCAGGAAATGTTCAAAAAGCCAAGCTCTCAAAATGTTGACAGATCGGTCGGGCAAGCCTCTTTGAGGTCTCCATGCTTCTTGCTGCATCATTCCAATCTGATGAAATGCTCTTTGTTGCCGCAGGCTTTGCTCGAGAATTTTCAGCCTAGGTGTCTCGCCTTTTGTTATCCCCGACGTGCCGCCATCTTTTTCCCCCAACAGCTCGCAGGTGAGCTTCAACTGGGCGGAGATGGCGTCTTTCAGGCACCGGAAATGGCGGGACATGGCCTTCTGAGCGAGGCAGGTGTACGGCACTGCCGCCCCGAAACCCATCACCATGTCGAACGAATTCATCACCATCTGCATTTGCTCGCAGTAGTGGCTGTATCTTCTATCCACCTGCAAAATATCAATTCTTGAATACTTTGCCACTACTCAAAGTGTACATGATGAGATGTTTGGACAGAAATTATTTTGCTAATAATTGTTTGATGATTTTAATATTCTttcattttattaataaaataattagatCTGGACTCGAAATATATAGTAACTgtaactatatatatatttatatatgggaTCAGATCATCAGTTAGTACACTGAAATGATTGTTGACGTGAAGGAAAAATATCCTATGTCTCATCTGTAATGCAATCTTTCGGCGATATAGCCAACaagatttcatatttttttctaTGAGATTGTTTGAATAAACAAGTATTGTATGATTGGAAGGAaacccaaaaaaaataaaacaagaaatggaagaaaatgCAGCTTCATTATGTCAAGTAGTCAACTGAAATGAACCTAATCAGATGGAACTGAATATTTCACACTCCCGGTGGTTGTCTAGTCTCGTGGTCACTCACCAACTTATAATCCAGCTAGAGTTCCCTAATTGTGCCCCACTATTTCTACCATTTATGTaataaaaattgattttttatatTAGCATGTTCCATTAATTGGCCGCGGGCAATAAAATATCCCACAGAGGTTGCCGGAATTTTCCATGTCCCCGGTTGGTTTTTATTATAAAGAATTGGACTAAATGAAAACAATGATTATTATGCAAAATGGAGAGGGAAAGGGAGATTACATGCCTCATCAAGCATGGATATTAGTTTGACCTTTCTCCTTTGATGATCGAGTCTGTCAGCAGCTGACAAAGGAGAGGGATCTTTTGAAGTAGAGGAAGAATTGACGCCGCCTGCCCCGCCCCCACTGGGGTTGGAACTAGGGTTAGCGTTGTTGCTGTTGTGATTCTGCTGTCCTAGTTTGTTTTTCTTGAACTGGCCTCTTCCGACGCTACAAAACTCTTCCAACAACTCTTGGGTTGCTTTGGCGTACTTTGAATTCCTCAAGATATTGACCGCTCCCAAGGAAGACCCCAACTCCACCTGCAATTGGTGGTTCTGACCAACTACTCCGCCTTGCAGGTGCAAGGAGGAGGCGGGGGCTCCGGAATTCAAATTCTTGAACTGATACTGTACTACAGAATTAGAGGGCCCCACGCCTTGCCCGAAACACAACATCCCTCCTTCTCTCATCCTCAGTTCCTCGGCCTTCACCGCTTCCAAGTGCTGAAGTGAAGAGGATAGAGATAAAGAAAGCCCTTGTCCTTCAATAACTCCCGGAATTTCATTAGGGTTCGTTTCATCCTCGCTGTTTGGAACCCATGTGAATTGACCGAAAGCCGCTCCCGGTGCGGCATGAAAGACTTGGAGATTGGAAGAATTAGGTGAAGAAGAATGGTTGGGAAGCAGCATATGAAGAGTGGAGGAAGTAGGAGGAGGATGATGGTGGGAAGAAGACGGTGAAGGTGACCTTTGCTGCTGCGAGTTCATCAAGAAGAGTTGCATGGCTGCTGCTGGATCCGCATTAATGCTCGAAATCTGATTCTTGGAATCTCCTAATCCACCGCCTACTACCATCCCTTGACGGTGTAAGAACCAATCAGCAGCAGAAGCTGCTCCGGTGGGAGGCGGTTGCTGCCTCGGATTCCGGTAACTCTGTGAAATTTGACTTTCCAACAACTCAGTAGCCGTAGGTACGCCTCCCGACGGAAAAGTGAACATTTCAGATAACATCCCGACAGTTTCGTAAACTGGGAGCACAACACCTGATTCCTTCTCTTCAATACCTAATaagggcggcggcggcggcgggtCGAAGCCTTGAATCCTCAGTTTATCCCTTCGGATCTGCTGAGCTATATGCTGCTGCTGAGCTTGCTGATGCTGTTCTTGTTGTGATCTCTCGAATTCATTCGGGAAACTGTAGATTCCTTGGTGGTAATCCTGGGACATAGGATTCGACGAAGTTCCCTTGTCCAAGAATTGAATCGAATTGTAATCTTGTGAGTGAGAGGTAACTGCACAAGCCACTCTTATTCCCATGTCTCTTCCTTCATCATCATCGTCGTCGATTTCCAGTAAACTCAACTGCTGATTCTGCGAACAAATCCATCAAGAAATGAAAAACCCGTATCGGAATTAATTTCAAGAAATAAAATCTGACAATATGAAAATACATGAAAAGAGAAGAATAAAAAGGCAAGTGAGAAGCAAAAGCGAAAGCATCAAATTATGAGCTTATTTCTTCTTTGTCGCTTACAAATTCAGCTTTATCAATCCATACACGCATACATAAAGGCATCAGACATCGTTTTCTTCTTTCTGGGATTTGAgcgaaaaaatgaaaataaaaaataaaaaacttgaataattcttcttcttcttctttgttTTTAAAATCTCTCGCTGTCTGCTATTCCTGAATCTGtcgtctctctctctctcactcTCTATCTATCTCTTTCTCTCCTTTTCTATCTGTTTGCAGAAGCTAGCGGGAGTGCTGTTGTTCTCTGCAATCGCCTTCTCGAAATAAAGAAACAACAAATAAAAAGAAATGTTTTATATCATATTAtgtgtatgtgtatatatatgtgtgtgtagaTGTCTTTTTTGTATGACGGAGGTGATGATTATTTCTGTGTACACCATATTTATATCTGCGCTGTAAAGTTATTTCACTGACATTCACTGTGCTTCCATTCGTTTGGTTAAATtccaagaaaataaaataactcACTCagttaaattattatattcaacgtttttttattattattatacttTACCGATTCACTATTAAGGATGTAAAAAATATCGAAATATCGAAATATTATATCGAAAATCATATCGAAATTTTCGATATCGATATCggtatgaaatattttttttcggtttttcggtttaacttcgttatattttttatataccGATATCAAAATTTTCGATGTCGATACGGTACCGATATGAACTTTTTTCGTATCGAAAATTCGATATACCGAATGtgcggtataccgaattttcggtatcggtatcgatatCGGTATGAAAAAATTCCATATCGATATTTTCGGTACGTTATACGATACATTTATACAAGTACCGTATCCACCCCTATACACCATAGATCGTGATAATCgacttaatttatttttaaattttaatttaacaaATTTATAAGATGTAGCAGCAAAGGGTTAGTATTTTTATtatacaaaaatttatgtgagacggtttcacaggtcgtatatgaatatggatctcttatttgggtcatccataaaaaaatattattttttatgctaagagtataactttttattgtgaatataggtagtaTTGACCCGTATAAcatattaggatccgtgagacggtcttatatGAGATCCACTATTTTATTATAGAGTTTTTTTTCTTTGACATCACGTATATCTTTTATTGAGGGAGGTCTATTATTACATCACTGGATATTAGTATAATTTTACTTTTGTTTATATTAATTGgattatttcaaattaattttttttctttaacaCTATTCTCGTTTTATAAGCATACATTATGTGCGCatgcttttaattttttttattctcttATGATCAAAAACTTATAATTGGATCAAAAGTTATAGTTATTAGTTAAGAAGCGATTCTATTTCTTTATACCTGTAACAACATGGAGTGTACTAACTTAGATGGTAATAGGTTGGGCTGTTAGGTCCACGAGTTCGAGGAGGTATGAGTCTATCTGCTGATTCTGTCTCATATCTCTTAAATATTAAGTCTTACCATTTCCATATGGTATGTCAAGTCCTCAACATTAATAGTATTACTCATTAAGATTTGGTGTTACTATTTTACGGTTCAACTAGCCAATTAGATCAGGTTGCGCAACGTCAGCAGCTTGATGCACGAGAAATATCTTAAAGACCAGTCTTATTATTTCTTTACCATCGGCCATGTCTCTAGCAGAGATAGTATTACTCGTTAAGACCTGACGTCATTCTTTTACAACTCAACTAGTCACCCAGATCAAGAGATGTAACATCAACAGCTTGACGTACGATATAGCATCGATCACTCATCTAAACACTACTCTCACTCATTCACGCTTAAGCCAACATATActggaaaatttaaaaaaataacaaattaattatcatattaatATAAGATAAATCCCATACATTTATTGATATAAcaaagatatttagatgataattcaaaattttatttagttACGAAgcatatataatatgattaaaatggAAAAATATAATTGTcgaatttttacttttttgcAAAATGTTAATTTTACAAAATACCGATGGgattttaaacttttatgtGGGTAAATTGTATATATTTAATGAATCGAAGGGCATTCAATTAGGCTAGTTCGCTTCTAAAATATAATagagtatgtcttttgtgagacggtctcacagatctttATATCTGTGAGACgcgtcaaccctatcgatattcacaataaaaagtaatactcttaacataaaaaataatattttttatgaatgatcctaaataagatatccgtctcacaaatacaaccttTGAGACcagtctcacacaattttttaccAATATAATATACAAAGATACCGGagcaattttatttatttattttattttaatttcttgtCCAACTAGATAAAGAAAGTTTAGAAACAATtgctttgttttgttttgttagaATGCTGAAATGACGATGGTACCCTTTTCTCTATATAGAGGTGGCATGAAAGTTTTTATATCGATAAGTTGCATCCATAGACCAAGacaaaattttgatttccaATGGTTCTCTAAGAGATCAATTAATTAAGCTTACatgctttcttttctttttggtagtagaaaatatataatttagtttctacatttaattattatttcattattaacaataaatttataatagaAATTCATGGATTTCAAATCAATCCATCCAAATCCAACCTAAAGAAGTAGACATTCGACAACCAAAATATTGTTTAAATTACTAATATTGAGATTATATTttgtattaattatatttcattaGTTTTAGtgatatttttgtaattttcaaTTGTGAATGCATGGCTATGTACGTTTGTatgtagttttttttttgtttttttgttttactataatcgtaatttaatttttaatattgcaaacatttttatttatttggaaaaaaatttaaaaatgaataaatctgaagaatttttttaaaaaagcatCGATTTCATATCCATAAGACACATTTTTTTGCCATAAAATTTGTATTTGGAAAAAATAGCATTGGACACTGAATAAATCTTAtttgaaattatatttatattaatacattgataagtaagaaccaataattttacaagaaaattcgaagggcGGAGAGGTAATTTTATCCAATGTGCTCTGTGTAGCAATCATTCAACTAATCAAACATTAATTGTGATTAAATAATTGTTGTTGACTAATGGCACTGCAAAAACAATGACTTAAGGACAAAGCTAATCTTTGATTAAGATGATTAATCATTATTATAATGAAAATCCAATGTTGTTAACTTCaggtttaattaaattgtggtTATGTCTATGTCTGTCTGATTTCTTCCTATGATAATTAATATCAACATGCTTAGTTGAGGTCAATATATAATAGCTGAATTTAAATTCATATAACACAATTTCAAGGTGACTATTCTGATATAATAAGTCAAATATCAAAAATAATTCTGAATCTAAAAATTTGTAAAAGGATAACTAAAATCATGAACTTATAAATtctattaaattttatattatcgAACTCACctaaaatgaagaagaaattatatttttgatcatATAACGTGCACGCTTTTCATTTTTTGTCTTGGTGTCGGTCAATTCACCATGTGATTTCACTAATctgttttgtttttttcaatttcaataatttttCACTTGTGCATTGACGTGACATCGTGCTCATTGGTAACATCTGGTATCACATCATCAATTTTTTGTTTCACGTCGGTACtccataattaaattaaaattttaaaaaatgaaaattcatGAGTTAAGATCATAAATTAATTGAAGACATAataaaaatgcaaaaacatgacagtcacattaaaaaaaataataagttCCCCAAAAATTAAGTATGTAAGTACCATGGAAAAATGCACTTCAACTACTAACTTCTTTAAATTGACTTGAGATGCAAGTTTTTCTCTTTTTGGTTTATTTTCGTATATCTTATTTAGaagttataaaaaaaaaaaccatgcaTGTCTTCAAAATTTTGATATCATTTAATGATTTAGCAAATGAATATAGTGTGTCGGCTAGTAAACTGAAATTATAGGTTAATTAATTATGTCAGgatctcataatcaaattgttatgtgagacggtctcacgagtcgtattttatgaaacatgtctcttatttgagtcatccatgaaaaaatatgattttctatgctaataatattaatttttattgtgaatatcggtaggattgatctatctcacagataaagattcgtgagaccgtctcacaagtgaCCTACTCAAACTTTTCATAATctgttaattattttttaatttttttaaataaaaataaaaaacaaattaattaatatatattattttttataaaaaaaatattctggAAATACCCACATACAAATTATATATCCATATTTTGTTATggaagaaattaaaaaaaaaataggattcaagctaaaaaaataattttaaatcgggttaaaaaaatacataaataaaaataaaaagagcaGCTAGAGAGAATTAATGCTCCAGCCTCCAATGATATTGACATGGGTGATACGGTTGCACGTGGGAAAAGTTGAAGTCGGGCAGATAGAGTTAGGTTTTTATGCCTGAAAGCCACACTTAACTGATTACTTTTTGCATCTACGAAATCTTCGTAAAATCAAACCCCTTTGATTATTAATATTCATGCCTCTATTcaggattttatttta
This is a stretch of genomic DNA from Primulina eburnea isolate SZY01 chromosome 11, ASM2296580v1, whole genome shotgun sequence. It encodes these proteins:
- the LOC140806203 gene encoding BEL1-like homeodomain protein 4 isoform X2: MGIRVACAVTSHSQDYNSIQFLDKGTSSNPMSQDYHQGIYSFPNEFERSQQEQHQQAQQQHIAQQIRRDKLRIQGFDPPPPPPLLGIEEKESGVVLPVYETVGMLSEMFTFPSGGVPTATELLESQISQSYRNPRQQPPPTGAASAADWFLHRQGMVVGGGLGDSKNQISSINADPAAAMQLFLMNSQQQRSPSPSSSHHHPPPTSSTLHMLLPNHSSSPNSSNLQVFHAAPGAAFGQFTWVPNSEDETNPNEIPGVIEGQGLSLSLSSSLQHLEAVKAEELRMREGGMLCFGQGVGPSNSVVQYQFKNLNSGAPASSLHLQGGVVGQNHQLQVELGSSLGAVNILRNSKYAKATQELLEEFCSVGRGQFKKNKLGQQNHNSNNANPSSNPSGGGAGGVNSSSTSKDPSPLSAADRLDHQRRKVKLISMLDEVDRRYSHYCEQMQMVMNSFDMVMGFGAAVPYTCLAQKAMSRHFRCLKDAISAQLKLTCELLGEKDGGTSGITKGETPRLKILEQSLRQQRAFHQIGMMQQEAWRPQRGLPDRSVNILRAWLFEHFLHPYPSDADKHLLARQTGLSRNQVSNWFINARVRLWKPMVEEMYQQEAKDEVDPQRDHSGSSSTSAAAAGTNSNNAQTSTPHATTTAITHPPAPKKSHEINAPESDPSFIAINRQRFSENQASIINTNKTATTSSAQSFPAMQETDSGSTHQPGNGRVNDSSTLIRFGANPSDVSLTLGLRHAGNLPEKSRFSIRDFGG
- the LOC140806203 gene encoding BEL1-like homeodomain protein 4 isoform X1; its protein translation is MPLCMRVWIDKAEFNQQLSLLEIDDDDDEGRDMGIRVACAVTSHSQDYNSIQFLDKGTSSNPMSQDYHQGIYSFPNEFERSQQEQHQQAQQQHIAQQIRRDKLRIQGFDPPPPPPLLGIEEKESGVVLPVYETVGMLSEMFTFPSGGVPTATELLESQISQSYRNPRQQPPPTGAASAADWFLHRQGMVVGGGLGDSKNQISSINADPAAAMQLFLMNSQQQRSPSPSSSHHHPPPTSSTLHMLLPNHSSSPNSSNLQVFHAAPGAAFGQFTWVPNSEDETNPNEIPGVIEGQGLSLSLSSSLQHLEAVKAEELRMREGGMLCFGQGVGPSNSVVQYQFKNLNSGAPASSLHLQGGVVGQNHQLQVELGSSLGAVNILRNSKYAKATQELLEEFCSVGRGQFKKNKLGQQNHNSNNANPSSNPSGGGAGGVNSSSTSKDPSPLSAADRLDHQRRKVKLISMLDEVDRRYSHYCEQMQMVMNSFDMVMGFGAAVPYTCLAQKAMSRHFRCLKDAISAQLKLTCELLGEKDGGTSGITKGETPRLKILEQSLRQQRAFHQIGMMQQEAWRPQRGLPDRSVNILRAWLFEHFLHPYPSDADKHLLARQTGLSRNQVSNWFINARVRLWKPMVEEMYQQEAKDEVDPQRDHSGSSSTSAAAAGTNSNNAQTSTPHATTTAITHPPAPKKSHEINAPESDPSFIAINRQRFSENQASIINTNKTATTSSAQSFPAMQETDSGSTHQPGNGRVNDSSTLIRFGANPSDVSLTLGLRHAGNLPEKSRFSIRDFGG